In Sphingobacterium sp. SRCM116780, the genomic stretch TATCGTTTATTCTTTTCTGCGTTTTGTTAGATTGTGGCAAAGTAATTTTTAATTAGCTCAATTTTTATAGGCACTAAACTTTCCTTAATTTTTACCGTCTGATTTTATTAAATGCTTGTTATATGAACAACAGTTTAAAAATATTACTATTTACAGTTTTAAGTGTTTCTATTTTGACCAGTTGTAATCGGCAAAATAAAATCAAACAAGAAACAAAAGAACAAGGTCAAGACATTTTAAGAGGAAAGATAAATGTTCTAGTGGATGAAACAGTATATCCGATATTGAAAGAACAAGTGGACGTGTTTCAAAGCTCTTATTCCGATGCTGCTATTCAATTGATGGCCCGACCAGAAATTAAAGCTGTTAATGCATTGTTAGGGGATTCATCGGGAGTAATTATTTTGACAAGAAAGTTAACAGCCCAGGAAGGAGCGTACTTTAAAAAACGTAACATTGTACCAAAAGAGTATCAAATAGGAAGTGATGCAGTTGCGTTAATAAATAATATTGCAGATTCAGATACTAGTATTACACTTTCTAACGTTAAATCATTATTAAATGGAGAGCAAAAGGGTAAACTTAAAGTTGTTTTTGACAATGCAAATTCCAGTACGCTCAGATTTTTGAAAAGTTATTTATCGTTAGACAAAATAGACGCAACTGCTATCTCAGGTTTACAGAATAATGAGGAAGTAATTAAATACGTTAGTGAAAATAAAGGCACTATCGGTATTGTTGGTTACAATTGGATATTGGAAATAGCGCAAAAAAAATCGCAGTTATCCAATAAAATTCGTACATTGAGCGTTGAAAATTCGCAAGGTGACAAAAAAGACGGATTATTTTATAAACCATCACAATCGAATTTGTCCTTGGGATTATATCCTTTTATAAGACCTATTTATGTGTTGAACTATCAACCAAACTTAGGTTTAGGTTTAGGATTTAGTTCTTTCCTAACAGGAGATAGAGGACAGCGGATCATATTGAAAGCTGGATTATTGCCAGCAACAATGCCTGGACGTGAAATTATTATTAGAGAAGAAAATAGTTTAAATTAGAATATAAAAAAGTACAACAATAGATTATGACAAACAGTAAATTATTATTTAGTCTGTTATTAGCAGGTTCTGTTGGCACAGCAAGTGCACAAAGTTTAAAGGATGCTAGAGCGGCTATTGAAACAGAAAACTACGGTAAAGCAAAATCAATTTTGCAACAATTAGTAAGTAAACAAGCTAAAGTTGGCGATAATTACTTCTATTTAGGTCAAATTTATTTAGTTAATGATAAAGCTGATTCAGCGGCGATTATGTTTAATCAAGGTCTAGCTGCTGATCCAAAATCATTGATTAATAATGTTGGTTTAGGCTATATCGATTTGTTGAAAAAAGATAAAGCTTCTGCTGATGCTAAATTTGCGTCAGCTAGTGCAAACTTGAAGAAAAAGGATTACGAGGAATTGTTGGAAATCGGTCGTGCTTACATCAAAGCACCAGAGCCTGATTATGCAAAAGCTTTAGATTATTTAACACAAGCTAAAGCAAAAAATGCAAAAGATGCAGCTATTCCATTAGCTTTAGGTGATGCTTATAGAGGATTGAAAGAAGCAAGTAGTGCTTATTCAAGCTATAGTGAAGCAACTGATTTAGATCCAACTTCAATTCGTGCTAAAATCGGTCTTGCAGTTATTGTTCGTGGTGCGCAAGCATACGATGAAGCCATCACACAGTTGACAGCAATTACACAAGAATTCCCAACTTATGCACCTACATACCGTGAGTTAGCAGAAACGTATAATATGTGGTCAAGAGCAGCTGGTACTTCTGATGAAAAATATGTAGAGCTAAACAAAAAAGGTGTAGAGGAATACAAAAAGTATTTGCAGACGAATGGTGATAATTCATTAGAAGCTAAAATACGTTACGCCGATTTCTTAGTTTATGCAAGACAATATGATGAGCTAAAAACTGTTTCTGAAGAATTAGCAAAAACACCAGATGTAGATCCTAAAATCTACCGTTATTTAGGTTATATTGCTTTTAGAAATAAGGAATACGCTAAATCAGGAGAGTATCTGACACAAATGTTAACGAAGATGGATCCATCACGCGTGATTCCTTTAGATTACATGTACTCAGGTTTATCAGATGTTGCAAACAATAAAGTAGAATCAGGAATTGTCAACATTAAAAAAGCAATTGATTTAGATAAGGAATTGTTAACAGAAGTTGCAGAAACAGCTTTTGCTAAATATCAAGATCAAGAAACGGCGACGGGTGTTGCCTTGTTTGAGATTATTGCAAAATATCCAGACAGTGATTATTATTTCGATTCAAATTACTATGCTGGAGAAGGTAATTACTTAATCGGTTTTAAAAAGGATCAAGAAAGTAAAGATGCTGAAGGAAATATCAAAGATCAAGCATTAAGAGATCAAGCAATTGCTGCATTTGTTAAATCACAAGCGTATCTATCTATTGTTGAAGCGGCAACAAAGCCAGAAATTATAGATAAATATTTAGTGCAGGCTTTATATTACAAAGCATTTTCAGCTTTAGGTGCAGATAATTTAGAAAATCCAAAAGGTGATTTCGTTGCTCCTTTTCAAAAGTTAATTTCTTTAGTGAATGAAAAAGGAACACAAGAGAAAAATAAGGCGTACTTAATCGATGCTTATACTTACATTGGCTTATTTTACTACATTAAAAATGATGTCCCTAAAGCAAAAGCTAATTTCCAAGAGGTATTGAAAATAGATGCTGCGAATGAATCTGCTAAATCTTATTTAGATGCTTTAAAATAGTATTTTAAACTTTTTTTTGAAAAGGGAGAGAATGAAAGTTCTCTCCCTTTTTTGATTTAAGAATTGTATTTTTGATGATTATTCATTAGATTTAAGCTTTACCAATTTAGAAATTTAATATGGAGCAAGTTAGTGCAAGTGCACCTATTGATTATTTACCAATTTTATTCCAGCTGATTGTAGCTGCAGGATTTGGTGTGGGAACCATCATTATCACGCATTTAATTGGGCCTAAAGTAAGGACCGAAAATAAATTATCATCATTCGAATCGGGAATAGAAGTTATTGGTAATGCGAGGCAACCATTTTCTATTAAATATTTTCTTGTCGCCATCCTCTTTGTTGTTTTTGATGTGGAAGTTATATTTATGTATCCATGGGCAGTCAATTTTAGAGAATTTGGATTCGAAGGTTTGATTCAAATGTTTGTGTTTATGGCCATGTTGCTTTTGGGCTTTATTTATGTTATTAAAAAGAAAGCACTAAGTTGGGATTAGAATAATTCTAAATTGTTCTGCCTGCTTGATTTTTAGTCAGAAAATGTTAGTTTTGATACGGAGAACACACACAACTATAAACCATTTAAATTATAATTTCTATGAGCGATATTAAGTTGGCGGAGGCGCCTCCGGGAGTCGAAGGTGCTGGTTTTTTTGCTACTAGTTTAGATAAAGCGATTGGTTTGGCTCGTTCAAATTCTTTATGGCCTTTGCCATTCGCAACCTCTTGCTGTGGAATTGAATTTATGGCAACCATGGGCTCTACGTATGATTTGGCTCGATTTGGTGCAGAACGTCCAAGTTTTTCTCCTCGTCAAGCGGATATGCTGTTGGTCATGGGAACAATTGCAAAGAAAATGGCTCCAGTTTTAAAACAGGTATACATTCAAATGGCAGAACCTCGTTGGGTGATTGCTGTTGGTGCTTGTGCATCCAGTGGTGGTATTTTTGATACATATTCTGTCTTGCAAGGTATTGATGAAATTATTCCTGTGGATGTGTATGTGCCAGGCTGTCCTCCTAGACCAGAGGCGATATTAGATGGTGTCTTGCGATTGCAAGATATTGTGAAGAATGAGTCCTTAAATAGGAGAAATACGCCCGAGTATAGAGCTTTATTAGAGAAATACGGAATAGAAACTTATGGATAAGTTGGATAATACATATTTGTGGGAGAAACTAGCGCAGAAATTTACTGATCAAGTATCGCTGCTAACGGATGCCCATAATTTATTGACAGTGGATGCGAAAGAGGCGTGTATTACAGCTGTTTTGAATTTTTTGAAACAAGATGAGGAATTACAGTTTATTCATTTAACAGATATTACAGCGGTACATTTTCCACTTCAAAAGAAAGCATTTGAAGTTGTTTATCATATTCACAGTTTAGTAAATAATATTCGTATCCGTGTTAAAGTCCAGTTAGATGGGGAAAACCCAGAAATTCCAACTGCAACAACTGTTTGGAAAGGAGCGAATTGGATGGAAAGAGAAACGTATGATTTTTATGGAATACAGTTTCTAGGGCATCCAGATTTAAGACGTATATTAAATGTGGATGATATGGAAGTATTTCCGATGCGAAAAGAATATCCTTTAGAGGATCCAAATCGTGTCGATAAGAAAGATCTTTATTTTGGACGTTAAAGCTAGAACCTAAATCAATTATGAGCGATTTTATAACCAAGATATCCCCAAATAACTCTGTGTACGAAGATAATGATCCACAAGATGAGTTAATAACTTTAAATATCGGTCCGACGCATCCAGCGACGCATGGTGTCTTTCAAAATGTGGTTCAAATTGATGGGGAACGTATTGTAAGTGGAGTCTCGACGATCGGTTATATTCACCGTGCATTTGAAAAAATTGCTGAACATCGCCCTTTTTATCAAATCACCCCTTTAACAGATCGATTAAATTATTGTTCAGCCCCAATTAATAATATGGGCTGGCATATGACTGTTGAAAAATTATTAAAAATAGAAATCCCCAAACGCGTACAATACATGCGCGTTATCGTTATGGAGCTAGCACGTATTGCTGACCATATTATTTGTAATGGAATCTTGGGGGTTGATACAGGTGCTTTTTCTGGCTTTTTGTATGTGATGCAAGAGCGAGAATTTATATACGAGATTTTTGAAGAGATCTGTGGTGCTCGTTTAACGACCAATATCGGTAGAATTGGAGGTTTTGAAAGAGATTTTAATGATATTGCTTTTGCAAAAATTGAAGAGTTCTTAAAAAGATTCCCTCCTGTTTTGAGTGAATTTTCAGAATTATTTGATCGTAACCGTATCTTTATTGAACGTACGTCTGGTGTAGCGGCTGTTACTCCTGAAGAAGCGTTAGATTATAGTTGGTCAGGTCCTATTTTACGTGCCACAGGAGTTGATTATGATGTTCGCGTTCAGAATCCTTATTGTTCATATGAAGAGTTTGACTTTGATGTTCCTGTAGGAACTAAAGGTGATGTATACGACCGCTATCTAGTTCGAAATGCGGAAATGTGGCAATCTCTCCGAATCATTGAACAAGCATTAGCCAAAATTGAAAAAGAACCAAAAGGTGTTTTTCATGCAGATGTGCCAGAATTCTATTTACCTCCCAAAGAACAAGTGTATACCAATATGGAAGCGCTGATCTATCATTTTAAAATTGTGATGGGTGAAGTAGATACGCCTAAAGCAGAAGTTTATCATGCTGTGGAAGGTGCAAATGGTGAGTTGGGTTTTTATTTAGTGCATGATGGAGGACGTAGTCCTTATCGTCTACACTTTAGAAGACCTTCTTTTGTGAATTATCAAATGTTCGCTCCGATGAGTGCTGGAATGCTGCTTTCGGATGCAATTCTTAATATGAGTAGTCTTAACGTTATTGCAGGAGAATTAGATGCTTAGTGTCAAACATAATGAAATCGTAGAATTTTCTTCAGAATTGCTAAATCAATTTGCTGAAGTCGTAGCTCGTTTTCCAGAAGGAAGACAGAAGTCAGGTTTACTCCCAATATTACATTTAGTACAAGCAGAATTTGGCTGGCTGAGCCCAGATGCTATGGATAAGGTTGCTGCTTATTTAACAATTGAACCTATTGAAGTATACGAAGTGGCCACTTTTTATACGATGTTTTTATTACAACCGCAGGGGAAATATTTGTTAGAGGTATGTCGTACGGGTCCATGTTGCTTGGTAGGAGCAGAGCGTATTATGAATCACTTGGAAAATAAATTGGGCGTCAAAGAAGGCGAAGTGACAGCGGATGGATTATTTTCTTGGAGAGGAGTGGAATGTCTTGCTGCTTGTGGTTTCGGTCCTGTATTGCAAATTGGACCGTCGTATACTTTTTATGAAAATCTAACAGAAGAAAGTGTTGATCAATTAATAAATGATTTAAGCTCAAAAACGAATTAACATGGCTCGTAAACTTTTGTTAACACATATTGATGTTCCTGGAATTCATACTTTTGAGGTTTATCGCCAAAAAGGAGGCTATCGTGCAGTGGAAAAAGCACTTAAAACGATGTCTCCGGACGATGTTGTGGAAGAGGTTAAAAAATCAGGTCTTCGCGGACGCGGTGGTGCTGGATTTCCAACAGGTATGAAATGGAGTTTCTTGGCAAAACCAGAAGGTGTGCCTCGTTATTTAGTTTGTAATGGTGATGAGTCAGAGCCAGGGACATTTAAAGACCGGTTTTTAATGACTCATATTCCTCATGCATTGTTAGAAGGAATGATTGTTTCAAGTTATGCATTGGGGGCAAAGACATCTTATATTTATGTAAGAGGGGAAATGATGCCTCAAATCAGAATATTGGAGAAAGCCATTGAAGAAGCAAAAGTCGCTGGATTTTTAGGTAAAAATATATTAGGAACTGGATATGACCTCGAGATTTATGTGCAACCTGGAGGAGGTGCCTATATCTGCGGGGAAGAAACAGCTCTGTTAGAATCTTTAGAAGGAAAAAGGGGTAACCCAAGAATAAAACCTCCATTTCCTGCAATAGCGGGTTTATATGGTTGTCCAACGGTTGTTAATAATGTCGAATCAATAGCAGCAACAGTACCTATTATCAATGATGGAGGAGAGGAGTATGCGAAGATTGGTATCGAAAGAAGTACAGGTACAAAATTAATTTCTGCTGGAGGAAACTTGGTGAGGCCTGGTGTTTATGAGATAGAGTTGGGATTACCGGTGGAAGAGTTTATTTATTCTGACGAGTATTGTGGCGGTATTGCTAATGGTAAACGATTGAAAGCAGTTGTTGCCGGGGGTTCATCTGTACCCATTTTACCGACCAATTTAATATTGAAAACGATCAATGGAAATAATCGTTTGATGACTTATGAGTCATTGGCTGATGGAGGATTCCAAACGGGAACATCCATGGGGTCAGGTGGTTTTATTGCATTTGATGAAGATCAATGTATTGTGCGCAATACGTGGAATTTTACGCGTTTTTATCATCATGAAAGTTGTGGACAATGTTCACCATGTCGTGAGGGTACAGGCTGGATGGAGAAAGTGTTGCATAAAATTGAAATGGGACATGGTGACCTGTCAGATATTGAATTACTTTGGGATATTCAGAGAAGGATAGAAGGAAATACGATATGTCCATTGGGTGATGCTGCCGCATGGCCAGTAGCCGCAGCAATCCGTCATTTTAGAGATGAGTTCGAATGGCATATCAATCATCCTCAGGATGCTTTAACACATAATTTTGGATTAGCACATTATGCTGATCCGTTGACACCAATTGTTTCTTAATTAGATTTTAATAAAGAAGATACGAAGATGGCAGAAGAGGTTAAATTGAAAGTAACGATAGATGGTATTTCTGTAGAAGTAGCACCAGGAACTACAATTTTGAATGCAGCACGTCAAATCGGGGGAGATATTGTACCTCCAGCGATGTGTTATTATTCAAAATTGGAAGGAAGTGGTGGTAAATGTCGTACTTGTCTTGTGAAAGTATCGAAGGGCTCAGAGAAAGATCCTCGCCCGATGCCTAAATTAGTTGCTTCCTGTAGAACAACTGTTATGGATGGTATGGAAGTGGAAAATATTACGTCGCCCGATGTTGTTGATGCTCGTAAGGCTGTTGTGGAGATGTTATTAATTAATCATCCTCTGGACTGTCCTGTTTGTGATCAAGCTGGAGAATGTAAATTACAGGATTTAGGGTTTGAGCATGGTTCTGCACAAACACGTTATGAATTTGAAAGAAGAACGTTTGAACGGATTGATATCGGAGATAAAATTCAACTGCATATGAACCGATGCATTTTGTGTTATCGATGTGTATTTGTTGCTGATCAAATTACGGATAAACGTACTCATGGTATTATTGGTCGAGGGGATCATGCCGAAATTTCAACGTACATCCAAAATGTCGTGGAGAATGATTTTTCTGGAAATGTCATTGATGTATGTCCAGTAGGAGCATTAACGGATAAAACGTTCCGCTTCAAGAATCGCGTATGGTTTACAAAACCAGTGGATGCGCACCGTGATTGTCCGACTTGTTCGGGTAAAGTTACGTTATGGTATAAAGGGAAAGATGCTATTCGGGTTACAGCGCGCAAAGATGAATTCGGAGAGGTAGAGGAATTCATCTGTAATACTTGTCGATTTGATAAAAAAGAAACAAGCGATTGGAAATTAGAAGAACCAACTCCTATTAGTGACCAATCTGTGATATCATCGAATCATTATACACACTTTAATCCGCCAGCTGTTATTGAAAATAATCCTGTATTACAGGAACAAAATTTAGAACAATTGGCAAGAACAGAAAAATTGAAATAATATGGAGTGGTCGTTTGTCATAGAAAAATTTGCTCTTGTCACTATTGTATTTGTTGTCACATTAGTGATTGCGATGTACTCTACATTAGCGGAGCGTAAGATTGCGGGATTTATGCAAGATCGTTACGGACCAGATCGAGCAGGTATCTTTGGATTATTGCAACCTTTGTGTGACGGTGGAAAGTTTTTCTTTAAGGAAGAAATAATTCCTGCAGGTGCACATAAAACATTGTTTATTATAGGCCCGACAATAGCTATCATTACAGCATGTATAAGTTCTGCCGTTATTCCTTGGGGACAATCGCTGACTATTGGTGATCGCGTGATCTCGCTACAGGTAGCAGATGTGAACGTAGGTATTTTGTATATGTTTGGTGTTGTTGCACTTGGTGTATATGGCATTATGTTGGGTGGTTGGGCTTCGAATAACAAGTTCTCATTAATGGGCGCCATTCGTGCTGCTTCGCAAAGTATAAGTTATGAAATCGCGATGGGCCTATCCATTATCGCCTTATTGATGGTTACACAATCCCTTTCTTTGAAAGAGATCGTTGGACAGCAATCTGGTTTTGTGAATTGGAATATCTGGTCGCAACCTTTAGGATTTATCATATTTATGGTCTGCGCTTTTGCGGAATGTAATCGGGTTCCTTTTGATTTACCAGAATGTGAGACGGAGTTGGTTGGCGGTTATCATACGGAATACTCCTCTATGAAATTGGGGCTATATATGTTCTCTGAATATATCAACATGTTTGTGTCTTCAGCTTTAATGGCTGCTCTTTATTTTGGAGGTTATAATTTTCCATTTATGAACGACTTTGGTCTTTCTCAAAATTGGATTACCATCATAGGTGTATGCATATTCTTTATTAAAATATTTGCTTTTATCTTTTTCTTCATGTGGGTGCGTTGGACTTTACCAAGGTTCCGTTATGATCAATTGATGAATTTAGGATGGAAAATGCTAATTCCATTGGCAATTGCAAATATTGTTTTGACAGGAATTATTACTTTGATTAAGGATACTTATTTTTCATAGAAAGGATCAGTTATGCAACCATTAAGCAATAGAAAGAAAGTTTTAGAGCAAAAACCGATGAATTTCATGGAAAGAATTTATTTTCCTGCTATTATCAAAGGTTTATCGATTACTTTAAGACATTTTTTTAAGAAAATACCAACCATTAAATATCCTGAGCAACAAAGACCGTATTCTAAAAATTTTAGAGGACAGCATTCTTTGAAGCGTGATGAAGAAGGGCGCGAACGTTGTACGGCATGTGGATTATGTGCTTTATCATGCCCTGCAGAAGCGATAACAATGATCGCAGCGGAACGCACTAAGGAAGAAGAGCACTTATATCGTGAAGAAAAATATGCCGCAGTATATGAAATTAATATGTTGCGTTGTATATTTTGTGGTTTATGTGAAGAGGCTTGTCCAAAGGAAGCGATCTATTTGGATGGACCTCATGTGACTGCAGATTATCTTCGTAAGGATTTTATTTATGGAAAAGATAAATTGGTCGAACCAAAATTTGATATTACAAAGTTAAATAGTTAACCAAAGATCTATGACTGTTTTTTATTTAGTAGCTTTCCTTTCGGTTTTTTTCGCGCTGATGACCATCTTCACGAAGAATCCTGTGCATAGTGTACTGTATCTTGTGGTTACGTTTTTTACGTTTACCATTCATTATATTTTATTGAACGCACAATTCTTGGCTGTGGTTAATTTTATTGTTTATATGGGGGCGATCATGGTACTTTTCCTTTTTGTATTGATGTTGTTGAATCTCAATAAGGATACAGAACCTATGAAATCAAATCTCGTAAAAATGATGGGCGTGGTTGCAGGTTGTTGTTTGGTTGTTGTTGTCTTTGGAGCTTTCCGAGTTTTCGATTTATCAAACCCTTTAGTCGTTAAAGATCCCAATATTGGTTTAGTAAAAAACTTAGGGAAAGTATTATTTAAAGAGTTTTTACTCCCATTTGAGTTGTCTTCCATTTTACTGTTGACAGCGATGATTGGGGCTATTTTATTAGCTAAAAAAGAAACGAGAAAAGTATAATGGAAACAGCAATTCAACAATTACAAGGTGTTCCAATTAATCATTATTTGATTTTTTGTAGCGTTATTTTCGCCATTGGTGTGATCGGAGTGCTTATTCGTCGAAATGTCATCATTATGATGATGTCAATAGAACTGATGTTGAATGCTGTTAATTTGCTGTTAGCTGCATTTTCAGTACAACATGGAGATGCATCAGGTCAGGTGTTTGTATTTTTTATTATGGCTTTAGCGGCAGCTGAAGTTGCGGTTGGCTTAGCTATTATTATTATGGTATATCGAAACACGAAGTCGGTAGATATTGAGTCTCTTCATAAACTTCGTTGGTAATTAACAGCATTTAAAAAGAAAGATATTAGCTATGAGCGATTTAATTTGGTTAATTCCTTTATTGCCACTTATTGGATTTGTGATTAATGGATTAGGACAACAAGTACTTTCGAAAAGCTTGGTTGGTTTTATCGGAAGTGCAACGGTGTTTATTTCCTTTGTGTTGAGCTGTACTGTTTTTGCAACGATCTATGAAGCTCGTTCAATGGGGCAAGCCAGAGTGATAACACAACATATTTTTGAATGGATTAAGCTTGGAAATTTAGATATTAGTCTCTCTTTTTTGGTCGATCCTTTGAGTGCCATCATGTTACTCATTGTGACTGGAATTGGTTTTTTGATTCACATTTACTCCATTGGCTATATGCATAGCGATGCTGGTTTTGCGAAATTTTTTGCTTACCTGAATCTCTTTATCTTTTTCATGCTATTATTGGTTTTAGGATCAAATTATTTAGTCATGTTTATTGGTTGGGAAGGTGTTGGTCTTTGCTCTTATTTACTTATCGGCTTTTGGTACAAAAACAGCGCATATGCTGCCGCAGCTAAGAAAGCTTTTGTAATGAACAGGATCGGAGATTTGGGATTTCTATTGGCAGTTTTCTTTATTTTGGGCACATTTGGTTCGTTAGAATTTTCAACTGTTTTTCAATCTGCAAAGAACTTTCCTGTAGGAGATGTGACAATCATAACGATTACACTTTTACTTTTTGTAGCAGCGACAGGTAAATCTGCTCAAATTCCCTTATTTACCTGGTTGCCAGATGCGATGGCTGGACCTACGCCAGTTTCTGCATTGATTCATGCGGCAACAATGGTGACAGCAGGTATTTATATGATTGCCAGATCCAACATTCTATTTGTTCTCTCTCCGTTAACAATGCAAATCATTGCTATAATAGGGGTTTGTACCGCGTTGTTGGCTGCAGCAGTTGCATTGACACAGAATGATATTAAAAAGGTATTAGCCTATTCTACAGTTTCTCAATTGGGATATATGTTTTTGGGATTGGGAGTTGGTGCTTTTACAGGTGCATTTTTTCATGTATTGACACATGCATTTTTCAAGGCATTATTGTTCTTGGGAGCAGGATCGGTTATTCATGGCATGAGTAATGAACAAGATATGCGAAAAATGGGAGGCTTGAAAAAAGCATTACCTGTTACTTTCGCGACGATGTTGATTGGTACTATCGCTATTTCAGGAATTCCTCCTTTCTCTGGATTCTTCTCTAAAGACGAAATCTTAGCACATGCTTTTGCCGCTCATCCGCTGTTTTGGGTCTTAGGATTTATTGGAGCTTTAATGACTGCTTTTTATATGTTCAGATTGATTTATTTGACTTTCTTTGGCGAGTTTAGAGGGACAGATGAACAAAAGCATCATGTACATGAGTCACCAAAATCGATGACATTTCCATTAATTGTGCTGGCTATTCTATCTGTTCTTGGAGGTATATTAAATCTTCCTGAGGTGTTAGGTGGAAATGCATGGTTAGCAAATTTTTTATCACCTGTGTTTGCTGATGGCGCAAGTCTACAACATGTACATACGGTTGAACATAGTACGGAATACATGCTAATGGCTGTATCGGTTGTCGGGGTTTTAATCATGGCATTTGTTGCCTATAATAGATATGTGAAACAGGCGCATATTCCTCAAGATGATCAGGTGGTCAGAACGGGTTTTGCAAAACTATCTTATCATAAATTTTATGTGGATGAATTATATGATCAATTGATTGTAAAACCAATCAATTGGTTATCTGTATTTTTTGCTCGGGTTGTTGATGGTTTAGGAATAGACGGTTTAGTGAACGGAATTGGCAAATCATCGTGGGCAGCAGGAAAAGGAATTCGTCTTTTACAAAGTGGAAATGTAGGTTTCTATCTTTTACTAATGGTTGTTGGAGTAATTGCCATTTTTATATACGGTTTGTTGAGTTTTTAACATTGTAATAGCTATTTGATAATCAATGGATAACCTATTTTTACTTATTTTAACGCCTCTAATTGGTGCCATCTTTTTACTATTTGTATGTCAACATACAGTGGCAAAAAGAG encodes the following:
- a CDS encoding 2Fe-2S iron-sulfur cluster-binding protein — encoded protein: MAEEVKLKVTIDGISVEVAPGTTILNAARQIGGDIVPPAMCYYSKLEGSGGKCRTCLVKVSKGSEKDPRPMPKLVASCRTTVMDGMEVENITSPDVVDARKAVVEMLLINHPLDCPVCDQAGECKLQDLGFEHGSAQTRYEFERRTFERIDIGDKIQLHMNRCILCYRCVFVADQITDKRTHGIIGRGDHAEISTYIQNVVENDFSGNVIDVCPVGALTDKTFRFKNRVWFTKPVDAHRDCPTCSGKVTLWYKGKDAIRVTARKDEFGEVEEFICNTCRFDKKETSDWKLEEPTPISDQSVISSNHYTHFNPPAVIENNPVLQEQNLEQLARTEKLK
- the nuoH gene encoding NADH-quinone oxidoreductase subunit NuoH; this translates as MEWSFVIEKFALVTIVFVVTLVIAMYSTLAERKIAGFMQDRYGPDRAGIFGLLQPLCDGGKFFFKEEIIPAGAHKTLFIIGPTIAIITACISSAVIPWGQSLTIGDRVISLQVADVNVGILYMFGVVALGVYGIMLGGWASNNKFSLMGAIRAASQSISYEIAMGLSIIALLMVTQSLSLKEIVGQQSGFVNWNIWSQPLGFIIFMVCAFAECNRVPFDLPECETELVGGYHTEYSSMKLGLYMFSEYINMFVSSALMAALYFGGYNFPFMNDFGLSQNWITIIGVCIFFIKIFAFIFFFMWVRWTLPRFRYDQLMNLGWKMLIPLAIANIVLTGIITLIKDTYFS
- a CDS encoding NuoI/complex I 23 kDa subunit family protein, with product MQPLSNRKKVLEQKPMNFMERIYFPAIIKGLSITLRHFFKKIPTIKYPEQQRPYSKNFRGQHSLKRDEEGRERCTACGLCALSCPAEAITMIAAERTKEEEHLYREEKYAAVYEINMLRCIFCGLCEEACPKEAIYLDGPHVTADYLRKDFIYGKDKLVEPKFDITKLNS
- a CDS encoding NADH-quinone oxidoreductase subunit J; this encodes MTVFYLVAFLSVFFALMTIFTKNPVHSVLYLVVTFFTFTIHYILLNAQFLAVVNFIVYMGAIMVLFLFVLMLLNLNKDTEPMKSNLVKMMGVVAGCCLVVVVFGAFRVFDLSNPLVVKDPNIGLVKNLGKVLFKEFLLPFELSSILLLTAMIGAILLAKKETRKV
- the nuoK gene encoding NADH-quinone oxidoreductase subunit NuoK; amino-acid sequence: METAIQQLQGVPINHYLIFCSVIFAIGVIGVLIRRNVIIMMMSIELMLNAVNLLLAAFSVQHGDASGQVFVFFIMALAAAEVAVGLAIIIMVYRNTKSVDIESLHKLRW
- the nuoL gene encoding NADH-quinone oxidoreductase subunit L: MSDLIWLIPLLPLIGFVINGLGQQVLSKSLVGFIGSATVFISFVLSCTVFATIYEARSMGQARVITQHIFEWIKLGNLDISLSFLVDPLSAIMLLIVTGIGFLIHIYSIGYMHSDAGFAKFFAYLNLFIFFMLLLVLGSNYLVMFIGWEGVGLCSYLLIGFWYKNSAYAAAAKKAFVMNRIGDLGFLLAVFFILGTFGSLEFSTVFQSAKNFPVGDVTIITITLLLFVAATGKSAQIPLFTWLPDAMAGPTPVSALIHAATMVTAGIYMIARSNILFVLSPLTMQIIAIIGVCTALLAAAVALTQNDIKKVLAYSTVSQLGYMFLGLGVGAFTGAFFHVLTHAFFKALLFLGAGSVIHGMSNEQDMRKMGGLKKALPVTFATMLIGTIAISGIPPFSGFFSKDEILAHAFAAHPLFWVLGFIGALMTAFYMFRLIYLTFFGEFRGTDEQKHHVHESPKSMTFPLIVLAILSVLGGILNLPEVLGGNAWLANFLSPVFADGASLQHVHTVEHSTEYMLMAVSVVGVLIMAFVAYNRYVKQAHIPQDDQVVRTGFAKLSYHKFYVDELYDQLIVKPINWLSVFFARVVDGLGIDGLVNGIGKSSWAAGKGIRLLQSGNVGFYLLLMVVGVIAIFIYGLLSF